Genomic segment of Paenibacillaceae bacterium GAS479:
CATTAGACATAATGATGATGCCATGGGACGGGTGATTCCAGTAGTAGATGATAAAACTCGGGGATAGTTAATAAAATTACAACAGGTGAAAAACACGACGGTAGTTACTAGAGCCATAGTAACAGATACACCATGGCAGACTTCCAGTCAGGACTGCATGCATCGCGGAAAGCATGAGGCATCAAAGCAAAAACAGCCAGCGCCGTCTTTGCTAAGCGTCAACAGCACGCTGCGCAATTTCGGTACCGACCGTTTCATTTTTGCCTCAAGAGGCTAGCCAATTCTCCTTTGAAAGCTTTAGTCTTGCTGCCTCGTGGCGGTCTGCCGTCGTGTCATCCAGAAGCCTTACGGCTCTGCATATCTGACTGTCTCATGGCTGTATTTCCTCGACATCCACAGACACCGCGGCTTTTCCTCACTGTCTCGGCTAATCTGACTCAACGGAACATATTTTGAAGAACCATCATCAGGTTGGCCGGTTTTTCCGCAAGGCGGCGGGTGTAGTAAGGGTACCACATCTTGCCGTACGGCACGTAGCAGCGGACCCGGTAACCGTCTGCGGCCAGCTTGGCTTGCTCGTTCATACGCAGTCCGTACAGCATCTGGAATTCGAACTTCTCCGGCGAAATTCGGTTTGCTGCCGCGTATTCTTTTACCCAGCGGATAATTGTATCGTCATGTGAAGCAATCGCCGTATAAATGCCCTGATCCAGGTGCATGCGGATGATGGCCTTGAAATTGTCGATAACCTCGGATTTTTTCTGGAAGGCAACCTCAGCCGGTTCTTTGTAAGCACCTTTGACCAGACGCAGGTTGACTCCGCTTGCAATCAGATCCTCCACATCAGCGCGGGTGCGATGCAGATAGGCCTGAATGACCGTGCCGACATTCGTCAGTCCTTCGCGATGCAGCTGTTTTACCATATCAATCGTAGCTTGCGTAAAAGGGGTATCTTCCATATCGATGCGTACAAAGTTATTTGCCGCCGATGCTTCGCGCACAACGGCGCGGATATTTGTGTAGCAGGCTTTAGCATCCAGTGCCAGCCCCATCTGAGTCGGCTTGAGCGACACATTGGCGTTCACGCCCGCCGCTGCGATGCCACGTACGAGCCGAATATATTCCTCGCGATAGCCGGAAGCCTCGGACAGCGCCTTGATGCCTTCGCCGAGATGATCCAGTGTGACCATGATATTCTTACGGTTCAACTCACGGATGACATCCAGCGCAGGCTGAAGCTCCTGGCTGGCAATGAATTTGGCGGCCAGCTTGCCGCCGTATTTGAGGGTGAGCTTCTCTACAAGCGAGTTGCCTGAGATGGTGAGAAGCGTCTTGCGGTACAGCTCAGATCCGATGTCCATGTCGATCCCTTCCCCTTTTGCGGTATGAATGGCGGTTTTCTGCATAATCGTAGGAAATACGTAGCAATTTTCGTGCCAACTGTGTAGGTTATTGCAACTGGCAAAATAATTCCCGCGCTCCCCAATCATGTTGGCATGATTCTTGCTTTACTATATGAGCGAAGAGCCCCGGGATGCTGCAGGGGACGAATGAGATTCCGAGGAGGATGTAC
This window contains:
- a CDS encoding L-proline dehydrogenase; its protein translation is MDIGSELYRKTLLTISGNSLVEKLTLKYGGKLAAKFIASQELQPALDVIRELNRKNIMVTLDHLGEGIKALSEASGYREEYIRLVRGIAAAGVNANVSLKPTQMGLALDAKACYTNIRAVVREASAANNFVRIDMEDTPFTQATIDMVKQLHREGLTNVGTVIQAYLHRTRADVEDLIASGVNLRLVKGAYKEPAEVAFQKKSEVIDNFKAIIRMHLDQGIYTAIASHDDTIIRWVKEYAAANRISPEKFEFQMLYGLRMNEQAKLAADGYRVRCYVPYGKMWYPYYTRRLAEKPANLMMVLQNMFR